Genomic DNA from Fimbriimonas ginsengisoli Gsoil 348:
GGAGCTCGCGGCGAGATGCAAGGTCGAGTTCGAAGAGAAGGACTAAACGCCCTTAAGCTTTGCGATCGCCTTCTCGATGGCCGGGTCTGGCTTCCCTTCCTCGGCCTTCTCCGTAACCTCGACATCGGGAACGATCGGAGTCTTTTCGAGCCGAACCCCGTTCTTGGACACGTAATCGCTGACCGGGAACTGCACCTCGAAGCCGTACGGCAGACGGCGGAACATCGAGGCGAGCACCGCGCCCGCGCTCTGCGCGCCCACGATCGGAGCCCCTAGGTTTTCACGTAGCGCCATCGCGCAAATCTCGCTCGCGCTGGCGGAACCGCGGTTCACGAGCACCGCTATTTTCCCGACAAACGGGTCGACCGGCATGTGGCGAGTCTTGAACTGGTCTTTGACCTCCTTCGCGATCGCGATCGGATCGGCCGACTGGTCTCCGGCATGGTTCTCCGCGTACTGGGCCGCCTCCGAGCGATTGATGAACGTTCCCACCACCGTCTGATCGGGCAAGAGCATATTCAGGAGGTGCTGGAGGTTGTTGATAAGCCCTCCCCCGTTCGATCGGAGATCGAGCACCAAATACTTCGCCTTTCCGGCCTCGGACATGAGCTTCGCGATGTTTTCCCGCGAGTAACCGCGTGAAAAGCTATGGATCTTCAAGACCGCGGTATCGTCGCCCATCCAGGTCAGCGTATCTTCGCGAACCGTCGAGTATCGCTCGCGCTTGATCTTGAGCTCCCGCTCCTTCCCATCCTTGTCGCGGAGCTTCAGAGTCATCTCCGTCCCTTCGTCACCCAGAAGGGCGTCGGAGGCCTCCGGCAACTTGCCGTCTACGGAGACGATGGTCTCCCCCTGCTTGATCCCCGCCACCTCGGCCGGGCTCTTCGGGAAGACCGACATGATGGTGAGTCCGTCCTTGTCCGGCCGAGTGCCGACTCCAATTCCGATTGTCGAAGTTCGAACCCGGCTTTGCGCCGCCCGCGGGGGCAGGAACCGAATGTGGCTTACGCCGAACTGACTTAGCGCCCGATTGACCGCCCGCGCGAAGTCGGTGTCTTTCTCCGCCTTGTCGATATCTTCCCGCTGCTTCTCCAGAAACTCCGGCCATTTCGAGAGATTCACACCCGGAACGAACGCCTGCTTCAGGACGACGTTGCCGAGCTCCGACAAGATCTCTTCTTTTCGCTCCTTGGTGAGAGGTTCCGTCTTCGGGGCCTCGGGGCCGGTCACGAATGGATTGTTCGGCAGCGTGTTCGGAGGCGAGGTCTGCGCGCGACCCGTGGCCAACGCCAAAAACATGGCCGGCAGCAGCAGGCCGACGCGGAAGGCGGATTGACGCATAAGTCCAAGCACTAACGCGTAGTTACGAAGAGAGTTCACCCGAAGTGCCTAGGGTCAAACCTTTGAGGAAAATAAGGCACTACTTGTCGCCATAAGCGGTCCAAGGCAAGAGATGCTTCTAGCGCGCCTGCCCGAATACCTTGTGCGTTATCGAACCCGCGCCGCGATTTTGGCGATGGTCACCTTGCTCGCCATCTTCGTCGCCGTCGCCATCGGGCTTCGGACATCCCTTCTGGCGCACGTGGACCTTTGGTTTACGAAAGAGGCGCAAGAGCGAAGCGGCGTAGCAATGCGAATGACGATGATCACGATCTCGTCGTTCGGAAATTCCATCACCCTGATCGTGGTCGCCCTCGCGACCTCGCTCTTCCTCGCCTCCCGAAAACTAAAACAGGCGGCCGCGTTCGCTTTCGCCAGCCTGATCGGCCTTCCCATCGACTTTGGACTCAAAGCGATCTTTGCCCGCCCGAGGCCGGGGCAGGACCTCGTAAGCATCCTGCTCCCCGCATCCGGATACAGCTTTCCATCCGGGCATGCCCTCGGCTCAACCGTCGTCTACGGCTTCTTGGCGTTTCTTTCCTGGGTTCATCTGAAGGAGTACAAAGCAAGGAAACCGGTAACCGTTATCTTCGCGATTCTCCCGCTCCTCATCTCGCTGAGCCGCGTTTATGTCGGCGCCCACTGGCTCTCGGACGTCGTCGCCGGCGTCACCCTTGGGTTGATTGTGGTGATTTTAATGGCTCTCACCTACCAAAAATGGGCAAAAGCCGCCCGCCCGGTGGAACCAACCGCGGGACCCTTGGACCCAAACGCGTCGGATTCGTCGTCGTACAACGCGTGAACCTCGACTCCTCGCGTCCGGCCCCTCCCTATTTCCTCTTTGCCACCGGCATCGAGAATAGTTATCCGACCATCCACAAC
This window encodes:
- a CDS encoding phosphatase PAP2 family protein, which translates into the protein MLLARLPEYLVRYRTRAAILAMVTLLAIFVAVAIGLRTSLLAHVDLWFTKEAQERSGVAMRMTMITISSFGNSITLIVVALATSLFLASRKLKQAAAFAFASLIGLPIDFGLKAIFARPRPGQDLVSILLPASGYSFPSGHALGSTVVYGFLAFLSWVHLKEYKARKPVTVIFAILPLLISLSRVYVGAHWLSDVVAGVTLGLIVVILMALTYQKWAKAARPVEPTAGPLDPNASDSSSYNA
- a CDS encoding S41 family peptidase, producing the protein MNSLRNYALVLGLMRQSAFRVGLLLPAMFLALATGRAQTSPPNTLPNNPFVTGPEAPKTEPLTKERKEEILSELGNVVLKQAFVPGVNLSKWPEFLEKQREDIDKAEKDTDFARAVNRALSQFGVSHIRFLPPRAAQSRVRTSTIGIGVGTRPDKDGLTIMSVFPKSPAEVAGIKQGETIVSVDGKLPEASDALLGDEGTEMTLKLRDKDGKERELKIKRERYSTVREDTLTWMGDDTAVLKIHSFSRGYSRENIAKLMSEAGKAKYLVLDLRSNGGGLINNLQHLLNMLLPDQTVVGTFINRSEAAQYAENHAGDQSADPIAIAKEVKDQFKTRHMPVDPFVGKIAVLVNRGSASASEICAMALRENLGAPIVGAQSAGAVLASMFRRLPYGFEVQFPVSDYVSKNGVRLEKTPIVPDVEVTEKAEEGKPDPAIEKAIAKLKGV